A genome region from Setaria italica strain Yugu1 chromosome III, Setaria_italica_v2.0, whole genome shotgun sequence includes the following:
- the LOC101777954 gene encoding transcription repressor OFP13 has translation MVKKLALTSLFFNTSETSRCLSSSTSMSAASFSTAASWQWPSCTQARTLSFRRDSPEIVSMRDDSSKHEEEYKTTMNPAYAIDYPAADDNYSCSLISDDSCPTLSTAPEPEPAAAVADEDEVIIHGLRSNSRLFFEPDSTSSIVKVKKQRGAATAAAFDGATALAIESADPYGDFRRSMEEMVMSHGVNDWGWLEEMLGWYLRANGKKTHGLIVGAFVDLLVALASSAPSPASSSSSFIRQQSHLQPAKKE, from the coding sequence ATGGTCAAGAAGCTCGCGCTCACCTCCCTCTTCTTCAACACCAGCGAGACGAGCCGGTGCCTTTCCTCTTCCACCTCCATGTCCGCCGCCTCCTTCAGCACGGCGGCGTCGTGGCAGTGGCCATCGTGCACGCAGGCAAGGACGCTGTCCTTCCGCCGCGACAGCCCGGAGATCGTGTCCATGCGCGACGACAGCAGCAAGCACGAAGAGGAGTACAAGACGACCATGAACCCGGCCTACGCCATCGACTACCCGGCCGCCGACGACAACTACTCCTGCAGCCTCATCTCAGACGACTCCTGCCCGACCCTATCCacggcgccggagccggaaccggccgccgccgtcgcggacgAGGACGAGGTCATCATCCACGGGCTCCGGTCCAACAGCAGGCTCTTCTTCGAGCCCGACTCCACGAGCTCCATCGTGAAGGTGAAGAAGCAACGGGGGGCGGCCACTGCGGCGGCGTTCGACGGGGCGACGGCGCTGGCCATCGAGTCCGCCGACCCGTACGGCGACTTCCGGCGGTCCATGGAGGAGATGGTGATGAGCCACGGCGTAAACGACTGGGGATGGCTGGAGGAGATGCTCGGCTGGTATCTCAGGGCCAACGGCAAGAAAACGCACGGCCTCATCGTAGGCGCCTTCGTGGACCTGCTCGTGGCGCTCGCTTCCTCGGctccctcccctgcctcctcctcctccagcttcaTCAGACAGCAGAGTCATCTCCAACCTGCCAAGAAAGAGTGA
- the LOC101771602 gene encoding xylulose kinase-like isoform X1 produces the protein MPLCHIACDTFIVVSDVRNRCAEKSWDVFNNYLEKTPPLNGGKLGFYYKDHEILPPLPVGFHRYMVENLDDASSDNLMEREVSEFDPPSEVRAIIEGQMLSMRGHAERFGMPNPPKRIIATGGASSNESILRALAQIFGCPVFTVQRPDSASLGAALRAAHGWLCNAGGSFVPISCLYEGNLEKTSLGSKLAAGWRQGGGQSSDPCVFCITTQPELPRIN, from the exons ATGCCTTTATGTCACATTGCTTGTGATACTTTCATTGTGGTTTCAGATGTGCGAAATCGATGTGCAGAGAAATCATGGGATGTTTTCAACAACTATCTGGAGAAAACTCCCCCTCTAAATG GCGGAAAGTTAGGATTCTACTACAAAGACCATGAAATCCTGCCACCACTTCCAG TGGGCTTCCATCGGTACATGGTCGAAAACCTTGATGATGCCTCATCCGACAATCTGATGGAGCGTGAAGTGTCAGAATTTGATCCACCATCTGAG GTCCGTGCCATCATTGAAGGTCAAATGTTGTCGATGCGAGGCCATGCAGAGAGATTTGGCATGCCGAACCCTCCCAAGCGGATCATAGCAACCGGTGGGGCATCCTCCAATGAGAGCATCCTCAGGGCACTTGCACAAATCTTTGGCTGCCCTGTCTTCACTGTTCAGAGACCTG ATTCGGCCTCACTGGGTGCAGCACTGAGAGCCGCCCACGGGTGGCTGTGCAACGCTGGAGGAAGCTTCGTTCCCATCTCGTGCTTGTACGAGGGCAACCTGGAGAAGACCTCCCTTGGCTCGAAGCTTGCAGCCGGCTGGAGACAAGGAGGAGGACAGAGCTCGGATCCTTGCGTGTTCTGCATCACAACCCAACCTGAACTCCCGCGGATAAATTGA
- the LOC101771602 gene encoding eukaryotic translation initiation factor 6-2-like isoform X2 → MLISSLCFETVLELQHLRNCLPDQVVVQRIDERLSALGNCIACNDHVALTHPDLDKETEEFIADVLGVEVFRQTIAGNILVGSYCAFSNRGGLVHPHTSIEDLDELSTLLQVLLVAGTVNRGSEVIAAGMTVNDWTAFCGSDTTATELSVIESVFKLREGQPTAIVDDMRKSLIDSYV, encoded by the exons ATGCTTATATCCTCCCTGTGCTTTGAAACTGTTCTAGAGCTTCAGCATCTGAGGAACTGCTTGCCTGATCAAGTGGTGGTACAGCGTATTGATGAGAGGTTATCAGCCCTTGGCAATTGCATAGCCTGCAATGACCATGTTGCTCTTACACACCCTGACCTTGACAAG GAGACGGAGGAGTTTATTGCAGATGTGCTTGGAGTTGAGGTATTCAGGCAGACCATTGCTGGAAATATCCTTGTGGGGAGCTACTGTGCGTTCTCTAACAGGGGTGGCTTG GTTCATCCTCACACATCCATTGAAGACCTTGATGAGCTCTCCACTCTCCTGCAAGTCCTGCTCGTCGCTGGAACCGTGAACAGAGGCAGCGAGGTCATTGCTGCAGGCATGACTGTGAACGACTGGACTGCCTTCTGTGGCTCAGACACGACAGCCACCGAGCTCTCGGTCATCGAGAGTGTCTTCAAGCTGAGAGAAGGGCAGCCCACCGCGATCGTCGATGACATGAGGAAGTCTCTGATCGACAGTTATGTGTAG